The DNA window AAAGTCAGCCCACCATTGCATCATGGGGCGACGTTGTTCCAGATAATCGCTGCGGTTATAGGCCCGGCGTACTTCATTTTTATCTACGTGGGCGAGGGCGGCTTCGATGACATCGGGCGGAAAGCCTTGCTCATTGAGCGCGGTGCTGGCAATGGAGCGCATGCCGTGGGATACCAGAATGCCGCCTAATCCAGCGCGTTTCAGCGCGGCGTTGACTGTCTGGCTATTCATTGGCTGTAACGGCTTAATGTGGCTGGGGAAAACATATTCCCGCTGGCTGCTTAAGGGCTTCATTAGCGCCAGAATCGCCAACGCCTGTTCTGACAGCGGAACGATATGTACCCGCTTCATTTTCATGCGTTCGGCCGGAATGCGCCATTCTTTAGCTTCCAGCTCGATCTCTTGCCAGCGCGTCTCAGCGGCTTCGACAGGGCGGGTGAGGGTGAGAAGCTGCCACATGAACAGACAGCGGGTCGGTAACTCGATATTTGCCAGCCGCATTGTTTGCATCAGTTGCGGTAGTTGATCCGGGCGGATGCTGGGCATGTGCTTTTTCTGCGGTTTCTCGAATGCCTTGCTGATATTGACGCTGGGAGCCGCATCGATCAGACCAACGTTCATGGCATAGATCATCACTTCGTTAATCCGCTGGCATAACCGCCTTACCGTTTCCAGCGCGCCTCTGGCCTGTACCGGCTGAATAGCCTGCACCAGCGTGCGCGCTTTAATATCCGTGATGCTGATATCGCCGATGGCGGGAAAGATATCCTTTT is part of the Gibbsiella quercinecans genome and encodes:
- a CDS encoding integrase domain-containing protein; translated protein: MARLTKPLTDTEIKAAKPQEADYTLHDGDGLQLLIKSSGRKVWQMRYYRPLTKKRAKLTFGPYPEVTLADARQRRTAARALLVKDIDPYEHQLSLRKQALETQSNTFKVVAERWLQLKKSSVTADYASDIQRSLEKDIFPAIGDISITDIKARTLVQAIQPVQARGALETVRRLCQRINEVMIYAMNVGLIDAAPSVNISKAFEKPQKKHMPSIRPDQLPQLMQTMRLANIELPTRCLFMWQLLTLTRPVEAAETRWQEIELEAKEWRIPAERMKMKRVHIVPLSEQALAILALMKPLSSQREYVFPSHIKPLQPMNSQTVNAALKRAGLGGILVSHGMRSIASTALNEQGFPPDVIEAALAHVDKNEVRRAYNRSDYLEQRRPMMQWWADFVKAADNGSVLEGGVRGLKAIG